The genomic segment GGTGTCGGTGACCGAGCGCACCCGAGAGATCGGGCTCCGCAAGGCCGTCGGGGCGCGCCGCCAAGACATCATGCTGCAGTTCCTGATCGAGGCCATCGCCCTATCCCTGGTCGGCGGCGCCATCGGCATCGCCCTCGGCTACGGTGTCGGCGCCGGCATTACGGCGGTTCTGCCGGTCGATCTGCCGCCGGCCCATGTGCCCCTGTGGGCCATCGCCCTGGCCTTCGGGTTCTCCACCGTGGTGGGCATCTTCTTCGGCATCTATCCCGCCGGCAAAGCGGCGGCTCTCGATCCGATCGAAGCGTTGCGCTACGAATAGCGGGTCGGCCGCCACGCCGACCCGCTCGCGCGGCGCTTAGCCGCCGGAGGCCGCGCCCAACGAGCGCAGAGCCGCGCCCCGCACCGCCCGATGGAGGGAGCGCAGAGCCGAGCGCGCCGCCTTCGTCGGCACCAGCAAGCGGACGATCGGACCACCGCACCAGGCACTCACCGGATAGTCGTCGAGCTCGAGGAGACGGCGCAGCCCATCGACCTCGGCGCCGGGTCCGAGGGCCACCAGCAAGCTGTGATCGCCATCGCCGTCCGGAGCCGCCTCGGCGAGCAGCCGCGTGCCCGCCGCCGTGCGCATCAGCCAGCCTCCGGGCGGCAGCGCCTCGCTCGCCTCGACCGGCCGCCGGCGAAACCCCGAGATCAGACCAAACGCCGGTTTGCGCAAGCGGTCCTGGCCCGGCAGGATGCGCGTCCCGGGGTGAGCCACCCGCAGGGCGTTGCGCAGCACGACCGGCAGAGCCCGACCCCGCAAGGCCCGCAGGGTCCGCCGATCGAGCACCCGTGCGCCGGCATCGGCCAAGGACTGCGCTTCCCAGTAGGAGAGTGATCCCAGGGACTGCGCCTCCGGGACGATCCCGGGGTCCGCCGAGAGCAGTCCATCGACATCGGACCAGATCTCGAGCTGCTGAGCATCGAGGAAGCCGGCGAGGAGCGCCGCCGAGTAGTCCGAGCCATTGCGACCGAGGGTGGTGGTGCGCCCCTGACGGTCGCGGCCGAGGAAGCCCGCCACCACCGGAATCGTGCGCGCCGGCGCGCGGCCGAGATCTTGCTGCGCCTGCTGTCGTGTCGCCGCTCGATCGACGACGGCGTCGCCAAAGGAGGAGTCGGTCACGATGGGAGGGCGGGGGAAGGGCAGGGCGGTCAGTCCGCGGTGGCGCAGAACCGCCGTCACCAAGGCCACCGACGCCCGTTCCCCGGCCGCCAGGATGGCGTCCCGACGCGCCGCCGGCGGGATCGCCAGGGCCAGGCCACGAGAGCCGGGATCGCCGGCGCCGAGATCCCTCGCCAGGGCCTGGAAAACCTCGCCGAGGGCCACCTCCGCCTCCTGGTCTCCTCGGCCGTCGGTGACGAAGGCCAAGGCCCGACGATAGCGCTGCTCGACCATCTCGACGACCCCGGCTCCGGCCATTTCGGAGGCCGCCGCCAGACTGTCCGTCACTCCCGCCAGGGCCGACACCACCACCACCACCGGACCGCGCCGCCGGGCCCGGTCGACGATCGCCGGCACTTCCGCCAAGGCGGCTCGCGCCGCCAATGAGCTTCCTCCGAATTTCAACACTCGCATGATGCTCTCCGTTTCAGGCCGCCGAGCGCTTCGTCAACCGCCGCCGAAAGGCAGCCAAACGCTCGCTGAGATCTCGTCCTTCGGTCAGGAAGCCGTCGTGCCCGTGGCGTGACGACAGGATTTCGAGGCGCCCCGCCGGCAGCCGGCGATGGAGCTCGCGCTGCTCCTCGACGGGGTAGAGCACGTCGCTGTCGACCCCCACCACCAGCGCTGGCTGGGAGAGGCGTCCGAGGGCCGCAGCGACGCCGCCGCGGCCGGCACCGACGTCGTGCCGGTCCATCGCCCGCGTCAGCACCATGTAACTGTTGGCGTCGAAGCGCTGCACCAGCTTGCGGCCCTGGTAGTCGAGATAGCTCTCGACCTGGAAGTAGCCGGGCTGCCGTTCCTCGCGCTCGAAGCGCCCGAAGCTCTGCCGACTGCGATAGCTCACCAGGGCCATCATGCGAGCCACCGCCAGACCCTGCTCTGGTCCCTTCTCGGCGCAGTACCAGCCGCCGCGCCAACAGGGATCGGTCTCGATCGCGCGGCGCTGTGCCGACGACCAAGCGATGCACCAAGGCGAGTGCCGCGCCGAAACGCAGATCGGCGCGATCGCCTCGACCCGCTGGGGATAGAGGGCGGCCCACTCGAGGACCTGCATGCCCCCCATCGAGCCGCCCACCACCAGGGACAGGCGCCGCACCCCGAGATGCTCGAGCAGCCGGGCCTGGGCGCGCACCATGTCGCGAATGGTGAGGTGTGGAAAGTTGGGCCCGTAGTGGCGGCGGCAGCCCGGCCGTGGGCTGGCCGGTCCGGTCGAGCCGTAGCAGCCACCCAGGACATTGCTCGCGATCACGAAGTCGCGGCGCGGGTCGAGGGCGCGCCCTTCGGCCAGCAGCTCCGGCCACCACTGGTCGACATCGGCGTTGCCGGTGAGGGCATGACAGACCAGCACCGCATTCGAGCGTCGCGAGTCGAGCTGCCCCCAGGTGCGATAGGCGAGGCGGAACGACGCCAGCCGCTCACCACTGTCGAGGAGCAGCCCCTGGGACGACTCGAAGGTGCGGGTGTCGACAGAGTGGAGGGTCATGCCACTTGCCGTCCCGCCACCCGCTGGAAGGCCTGCTCGAAGTCCTCCCGGATGTCGTCGATGTGCTCGATTCCCACCGACACCCGCACCAGATCGGGCTGCACGCCGCTGGCCTCGCGCTCGGACTCCGAGAGCTGCTGATGGGTGGTCGAGGCGGGGTGGATCACCAACGTCTTGGCGTCGCCGACGTTGGCCAGGTGACTGGCCAGCTCGACGCTGTCGATGAACCGGCGGCCGGCCTCGGCCCCGCCGCGGATGCCGAAGGTCAAGACGGCGCCGAAACCGTGGCGCAGGTACTTCTTGGCCAGACCATGGGAGGGATGCTCCTCGAGGCCCGGGTAGTTGACCCAGGCCACCGCCGGGTGCTCCGCCAGCCAGCGCGCCAGAGCCAGGGCGTTGGCGGCGTGGCGCTCGACCCGCAGCGACAGGGTCTCGAGACCGAGCAGGAAGTTGAAGGCGTTGAAAGGACTCAGGGCGGGGCCGATGTCGCGCAGTCCTTCCACCCGCGCCCGCACGATGAAGGCGATGTTGCCGAAGGGCCCGGAAGGGCCGAAGGTCTGCCAGAAGTCGAGGCCGTGGTAGCCCGGTGCCGGCTCGGTGAAGAGAGGGAAATTGCCGTTGCCCCAGTCGAACTGGCCGGAGTCGACGATCACGCCGCCGATCGAGGTGCCGTGGCCGCCAATCCACTTGGTGGCCGAGGCGACTACGATGTCGGCGCCGTGATCGATCGGACGGCACAGGTAGCCACCGGCGCCGAAGGTGTTGTCGACGATCAGCGGAATGCCGTGGCGATGGGCCAGCTCCGCCAGCGCCTCGAGGTCGGGCACGTTGAAGCCGGGATTACCGAGGGTCTCGACATAGAGCGCCTTGGTGCTGTCGTCGATCTCGGCCGCGAAGGCCGCCGGATCGTCGCCCTCGACGAAGCGCACGTCGATACCCAACCGGGGCAGGGTGACCTTGAACTGGTTGTAGGTGCCGCCATAGAGCAGGCTGGTGGAGACGATGTTGTCGCCGCTGGCGGCGATGGTCGTGATGGCGAGGAACTGGGCCGCCTGGCCACTGGCCGTGGCGAGGGCCGCGACGCCGCCTTCGAGGGCCGCGATGC from the Acidobacteriota bacterium genome contains:
- a CDS encoding O-acetylhomoserine aminocarboxypropyltransferase/cysteine synthase, which encodes MSNPTNHRFETLQVHAGQTPAPGTNARAVPIYQTTSFTFDDADHGARLFALEEFGNIYSRIMNPTTDVFEQRIAALEGGVAALATASGQAAQFLAITTIAASGDNIVSTSLLYGGTYNQFKVTLPRLGIDVRFVEGDDPAAFAAEIDDSTKALYVETLGNPGFNVPDLEALAELAHRHGIPLIVDNTFGAGGYLCRPIDHGADIVVASATKWIGGHGTSIGGVIVDSGQFDWGNGNFPLFTEPAPGYHGLDFWQTFGPSGPFGNIAFIVRARVEGLRDIGPALSPFNAFNFLLGLETLSLRVERHAANALALARWLAEHPAVAWVNYPGLEEHPSHGLAKKYLRHGFGAVLTFGIRGGAEAGRRFIDSVELASHLANVGDAKTLVIHPASTTHQQLSESEREASGVQPDLVRVSVGIEHIDDIREDFEQAFQRVAGRQVA
- the metX gene encoding homoserine O-acetyltransferase, whose product is MTLHSVDTRTFESSQGLLLDSGERLASFRLAYRTWGQLDSRRSNAVLVCHALTGNADVDQWWPELLAEGRALDPRRDFVIASNVLGGCYGSTGPASPRPGCRRHYGPNFPHLTIRDMVRAQARLLEHLGVRRLSLVVGGSMGGMQVLEWAALYPQRVEAIAPICVSARHSPWCIAWSSAQRRAIETDPCWRGGWYCAEKGPEQGLAVARMMALVSYRSRQSFGRFEREERQPGYFQVESYLDYQGRKLVQRFDANSYMVLTRAMDRHDVGAGRGGVAAALGRLSQPALVVGVDSDVLYPVEEQRELHRRLPAGRLEILSSRHGHDGFLTEGRDLSERLAAFRRRLTKRSAA
- a CDS encoding aspartate kinase, whose amino-acid sequence is MRVLKFGGSSLAARAALAEVPAIVDRARRRGPVVVVVSALAGVTDSLAAASEMAGAGVVEMVEQRYRRALAFVTDGRGDQEAEVALGEVFQALARDLGAGDPGSRGLALAIPPAARRDAILAAGERASVALVTAVLRHRGLTALPFPRPPIVTDSSFGDAVVDRAATRQQAQQDLGRAPARTIPVVAGFLGRDRQGRTTTLGRNGSDYSAALLAGFLDAQQLEIWSDVDGLLSADPGIVPEAQSLGSLSYWEAQSLADAGARVLDRRTLRALRGRALPVVLRNALRVAHPGTRILPGQDRLRKPAFGLISGFRRRPVEASEALPPGGWLMRTAAGTRLLAEAAPDGDGDHSLLVALGPGAEVDGLRRLLELDDYPVSAWCGGPIVRLLVPTKAARSALRSLHRAVRGAALRSLGAASGG